One Arthrobacter sp. Marseille-P9274 genomic region harbors:
- a CDS encoding CynX/NimT family MFS transporter, with protein sequence MAYGAEGPGQRARDADAKEPATHGPSIPRQSLPWVITGIVMLALSLRAPIIAPTAVIGDIQADTGLNAVGAGLLTGLPVLLFALATPLATRTIRRFGPEATVILCLAGVLAGTVIRSIGPAAVVLAGTAIIGVALTLGNIVVPVIIRRDVPWRKVSAVTGAYSATMNVGSMATLLATAPLAALFGWRWAIAAWSVVTAAGLAYWLIWGRPRFGPADGANGGARAQGRTPEPAAVDGPGAAAATSRNRRIVALLILAFCGQSGAYYATTAWLPLLLADTRGLAPAASGATASLFQIAAIGGAFGVPLLAARARTWIPVAVIGLCWITLPIGLLLAPEAYVIWSIIGGIAQGGGFTAIFSIIPRIARSDSEAASASARVQAGGYLAATCTPPLAGWLNSITGAWSAPLLLVLGLTLAFSVGGLLAARLSERR encoded by the coding sequence GTGGCATATGGTGCTGAGGGACCCGGGCAACGTGCCCGCGACGCCGACGCCAAGGAGCCTGCCACGCACGGACCATCAATCCCCCGCCAGTCGCTGCCCTGGGTCATCACCGGAATCGTCATGCTGGCGCTGAGCCTGCGCGCCCCCATCATCGCGCCGACGGCGGTGATCGGCGACATCCAGGCGGACACCGGCCTGAACGCCGTGGGCGCGGGCCTGCTCACCGGGCTGCCGGTGCTGCTCTTCGCCCTGGCCACGCCGCTGGCGACGCGCACGATCCGCCGCTTCGGCCCGGAGGCCACCGTCATCCTGTGCCTGGCCGGGGTGCTGGCCGGCACAGTGATCCGTTCGATCGGCCCCGCGGCGGTCGTGCTGGCCGGGACAGCCATCATCGGCGTTGCGCTGACCCTGGGCAACATCGTGGTGCCGGTGATCATCCGCCGCGACGTGCCCTGGCGGAAGGTCTCGGCGGTCACGGGGGCGTACTCGGCCACGATGAATGTCGGCTCCATGGCGACCCTGCTCGCCACCGCTCCGCTCGCCGCGCTGTTCGGCTGGCGGTGGGCGATCGCGGCCTGGTCCGTCGTGACCGCGGCGGGTCTGGCCTATTGGCTGATCTGGGGACGCCCCAGGTTCGGCCCGGCCGACGGCGCAAACGGCGGGGCGCGGGCGCAGGGAAGAACGCCGGAGCCGGCAGCTGTGGACGGTCCCGGCGCAGCGGCAGCGACGAGCCGGAACCGGCGGATCGTCGCCCTATTGATCCTCGCGTTCTGCGGGCAGTCCGGCGCCTACTACGCCACCACCGCCTGGCTGCCGCTGCTCCTGGCCGATACGCGGGGGCTCGCCCCGGCCGCCTCCGGCGCCACCGCCTCGTTGTTCCAGATCGCCGCCATCGGCGGCGCCTTCGGCGTGCCCCTACTGGCCGCGCGGGCCCGCACCTGGATTCCGGTCGCGGTCATCGGGCTCTGCTGGATCACCCTGCCGATCGGCCTGCTCCTCGCCCCGGAGGCCTACGTCATCTGGTCCATCATCGGCGGCATCGCGCAGGGCGGCGGGTTCACGGCGATCTTCTCCATCATCCCGCGCATCGCCCGGAGCGACAGCGAGGCCGCCTCCGCATCCGCCCGAGTGCAGGCCGGCGGCTACCTGGCCGCCACCTGCACTCCGCCCCTGGCCGGCTGGCTCAACAGTATTACGGGTGCCTGGTCCGCGCCGCTGCTGCTGGTCCTCGGGCTGACCCTGGCTTTCAGCGTCGGCGGGCTGCTGGCCGCACGGCTGTCCGAGCGGCGCTGA
- a CDS encoding dihydrofolate reductase family protein: protein MSTIVVQAFITLDGVVQAGGGPDEDREGGFEHGGWTAEYDERDGGEGGELVAAWESRTEALLLGRKTYEIFAGFWGVWDEDAEGLQGELTRRYNRIPKYVASRTLTELGWKNSQLLGADVPAAVAELRAKPGGEIRVWGSTQLIRTLAEHNLIYEYRLAVYPLVLGTGKKLFSDGFPLSRFELIETRALRSGVLINTYRPSEAG from the coding sequence ATGAGCACGATCGTGGTGCAGGCATTCATAACCCTCGACGGCGTCGTCCAGGCGGGCGGCGGGCCCGACGAGGACCGCGAGGGCGGCTTCGAGCACGGCGGCTGGACGGCCGAATATGACGAGCGCGACGGCGGTGAAGGCGGTGAACTTGTCGCCGCCTGGGAAAGCAGGACCGAGGCCCTGCTGCTCGGCCGCAAGACCTACGAGATCTTCGCCGGCTTCTGGGGCGTGTGGGACGAAGACGCCGAAGGCCTGCAGGGAGAGCTGACCCGCAGGTACAACCGCATCCCCAAGTACGTGGCATCGCGGACTCTGACGGAGCTCGGCTGGAAGAACTCGCAGCTCCTCGGCGCCGATGTGCCGGCAGCGGTGGCGGAACTCCGCGCGAAGCCGGGCGGCGAAATCCGCGTGTGGGGAAGCACGCAGCTGATCAGGACGCTGGCGGAGCACAACCTCATCTACGAGTACCGGCTCGCCGTCTATCCGCTCGTGCTCGGCACCGGCAAGAAGCTCTTCTCCGACGGCTTCCCGCTCAGCAGGTTCGAACTGATCGAGACCCGCGCCCTCCGCTCCGGAGTCCTCATCAACACCTACCGGCCCTCCGAGGCGGGCTAA
- a CDS encoding FAD-binding monooxygenase, which translates to MQFYLDGYRPGDPEDRPAAPGHEEGHGGRLPEEVDVLVVGTGPAGVVLAAQLAEFPGVRTMVVERREGPLELGQADGVACRTVEMFNAFGLAEKLVREAYWVNETVFWRPDEQDHSKIVRSGRVQDVADGLSEYPHVIVNQARMQAYLLEHMRKSPSRLEPDYGLEATAVVVHPDGEYPVEATLRRTTELGGSEDVTVRAKYVVGCDGARSAVRKSIGVELRGDARNHAWGVMDVLAVTDFPDVRFKAAIQSAGGNILLIPREGGYLVRFYVDLGDLDPADREARKRFTVDTIIEHAQQVLHPYTLEVKDVAWWSVYEVGQRIADRFDDVLPEERGTRSPRVFIAGDACHTHSAKAGQGMNVSMQDGFNLGWKLAAVLEGRSPESLLDTYAEERRAIAQELIDFDTRWSKTMGSKVKDPNNPDDEGLDPQEVERQFVQAGRFTAGFGTDYAPNMITGEDTHEHLAKGFPVGERFYSAPVVRLADGKPLGLGHVAQADGRWRLYAFADSTRPDAADSRLAGLLRFLADSPDSPLRRFTPAGADPDSVFDLRAVYQQGHRELDVNQVPEVLLPKKGPFGLTDYEKVFTPDLKSGVDIFDERGIDRQQGALVVVRPDQYVAHVLPLDAHEELAAFFNGILVAQA; encoded by the coding sequence ATGCAGTTCTATCTTGACGGCTACCGTCCCGGCGACCCCGAAGACCGTCCGGCAGCGCCGGGCCACGAGGAGGGTCACGGCGGCCGGCTTCCCGAAGAGGTGGACGTGCTGGTGGTCGGCACCGGCCCCGCGGGCGTGGTTCTGGCGGCGCAGCTGGCCGAGTTCCCCGGCGTCCGGACCATGGTGGTCGAGCGGCGCGAGGGCCCGCTGGAGCTCGGCCAGGCGGACGGCGTGGCCTGCCGGACGGTCGAGATGTTCAACGCGTTCGGTCTGGCGGAGAAGCTGGTCCGCGAGGCGTACTGGGTCAACGAGACCGTGTTCTGGCGGCCGGACGAGCAGGACCACTCGAAGATCGTCCGCAGCGGCCGCGTGCAGGACGTCGCCGACGGCCTCTCCGAGTACCCGCACGTGATCGTGAACCAGGCGCGCATGCAGGCCTACCTGCTCGAGCACATGCGGAAGTCGCCCAGCCGGCTGGAACCGGACTACGGGCTGGAGGCGACCGCCGTCGTAGTCCATCCCGACGGTGAGTACCCCGTGGAGGCGACCCTGCGACGGACCACCGAGCTCGGCGGCAGCGAAGACGTCACCGTGCGCGCCAAGTACGTGGTGGGCTGCGACGGTGCCCGCTCGGCCGTGCGGAAGTCGATCGGCGTGGAACTGCGCGGCGATGCGCGGAACCATGCGTGGGGCGTCATGGATGTCCTGGCCGTTACGGACTTCCCCGACGTGCGCTTCAAGGCCGCCATCCAGTCCGCCGGCGGCAACATCCTGCTGATCCCGCGCGAGGGCGGCTACCTGGTCCGCTTCTACGTGGACCTGGGCGACCTGGACCCGGCGGACCGCGAGGCCCGCAAGCGGTTCACGGTGGACACGATCATCGAGCATGCGCAGCAGGTCCTGCACCCCTACACCCTTGAGGTCAAGGACGTTGCCTGGTGGTCGGTCTACGAGGTGGGCCAGCGGATCGCGGACCGGTTCGACGACGTGCTGCCGGAGGAACGCGGCACCCGCAGCCCGCGCGTCTTCATCGCCGGCGACGCCTGCCACACCCACTCGGCCAAGGCCGGCCAGGGGATGAACGTCTCGATGCAGGACGGCTTCAACCTCGGCTGGAAGCTCGCCGCCGTGCTCGAGGGGCGCAGCCCGGAGTCCCTGCTGGACACCTACGCCGAGGAGCGCCGGGCCATCGCCCAGGAGCTGATCGACTTCGACACGCGCTGGTCCAAGACCATGGGTTCCAAGGTGAAGGACCCGAACAACCCCGACGACGAGGGCCTGGACCCGCAGGAAGTGGAGCGGCAGTTCGTGCAGGCAGGCCGCTTCACCGCTGGCTTCGGCACCGACTACGCGCCGAACATGATCACCGGCGAGGACACCCACGAGCACCTGGCCAAGGGCTTCCCGGTCGGCGAACGCTTCTACTCCGCGCCGGTGGTGCGGCTGGCCGACGGCAAGCCGCTGGGCCTCGGGCACGTGGCGCAGGCCGACGGCCGCTGGCGGCTCTACGCCTTCGCCGACTCCACCCGCCCGGACGCCGCCGACTCCCGCCTGGCCGGGCTGCTGCGGTTCCTCGCCGACTCACCGGATTCGCCCCTGCGCCGGTTCACCCCGGCCGGCGCGGACCCGGACTCCGTCTTCGACCTGCGGGCCGTCTACCAGCAGGGCCACCGCGAGCTCGACGTCAACCAGGTGCCGGAGGTCCTGCTGCCGAAGAAGGGTCCGTTCGGCCTGACCGACTACGAGAAGGTCTTCACTCCGGACCTCAAGTCCGGTGTGGACATCTTCGACGAGCGCGGCATCGACCGCCAGCAGGGCGCGCTGGTGGTGGTCCGACCGGACCAGTACGTCGCGCACGTGCTGCCGCTCGACGCGCATGAGGAGCTCGCCGCCTTCTTCAACGGCATCCTGGTGGCGCAGGCGTAA
- a CDS encoding TetR/AcrR family transcriptional regulator, producing MGKGWATLIFDKLGSDQFRTRIGEKMPLKRDRVLKAAERLLALYGVDGIRLRDIAAEAGVSIGLIQHHFGSRDDVVREMLLAANEERIRQWTAQLDGVEDNRERLRLLLSGALSSRERCIVWTESCAAASRNDFLQPLVSATNNAWRSWVVETIERGVADGTFTLRASPSETAKMLVALVDGLMLAVAADDDGITLEQASNLLLHAVAPHVGVDF from the coding sequence GTGGGCAAGGGTTGGGCCACGCTTATTTTCGACAAGCTAGGCTCGGACCAGTTCCGCACAAGGATCGGGGAGAAAATGCCGCTCAAGCGCGACCGCGTCCTCAAGGCTGCGGAGCGGCTCCTTGCCCTGTACGGCGTGGACGGGATCCGGCTCCGGGACATCGCTGCCGAGGCCGGGGTTTCCATCGGCCTGATCCAGCACCACTTCGGCAGCCGCGACGACGTGGTGCGCGAAATGCTGCTGGCGGCCAACGAGGAACGCATCCGCCAATGGACCGCCCAGCTGGACGGCGTGGAGGACAACCGCGAGCGGCTGCGCCTGCTGCTGTCCGGGGCGCTGAGCAGCCGCGAGCGCTGCATCGTCTGGACGGAAAGCTGCGCCGCGGCCAGCCGGAATGACTTCCTCCAGCCGTTGGTATCGGCCACGAACAACGCCTGGCGCAGCTGGGTGGTCGAGACGATCGAACGCGGCGTGGCCGACGGGACCTTCACGCTTCGAGCCAGCCCCTCCGAGACGGCCAAGATGCTGGTCGCCCTGGTCGACGGGCTCATGCTTGCGGTGGCGGCGGACGACGACGGCATCACCCTTGAACAGGCCTCGAACCTGCTGCTGCACGCCGTCGCGCCGCATGTGGGGGTCGACTTCTAG
- a CDS encoding DNA alkylation repair protein → MSDAGEFVDAALQREASWERAEDWAARLGHALRYYGSSVGAVRGTIRDAGRRYPGLARDEVTALASELWSVPVFERRLAAVVLLQSNLRLLDNSDLTRIEGFVRSARLRELVDPLVVDVVGPMVERLAAPAREKADAVLDRWAHEADPWLRRAALLSPLRALKNGGGDWDGFARRVNAALPGSPGSGAERSIVEEAASKVVAEVGKTRPELTLPHAGRLGLSPPRRAGRC, encoded by the coding sequence GTGAGCGATGCCGGTGAATTCGTGGACGCAGCCCTTCAGCGGGAGGCGTCGTGGGAACGCGCCGAGGACTGGGCGGCGCGGCTGGGCCACGCGCTGCGCTACTACGGCTCGAGCGTGGGCGCCGTCCGCGGAACCATTCGCGACGCCGGCCGCCGGTACCCGGGGCTGGCTCGTGACGAGGTGACCGCGCTGGCATCGGAGCTGTGGTCAGTGCCGGTGTTCGAGCGGCGCCTCGCGGCGGTGGTGCTGCTGCAGTCCAACCTCCGGCTGCTGGACAACTCGGACCTGACGCGGATCGAGGGGTTCGTGCGCTCGGCCCGGCTACGTGAGCTGGTTGATCCCTTGGTTGTGGACGTGGTCGGGCCGATGGTGGAGCGGCTCGCCGCCCCGGCGCGGGAGAAGGCGGACGCCGTCCTCGACCGGTGGGCGCACGAAGCCGACCCCTGGCTCCGCCGCGCCGCCCTGCTCTCCCCGCTGCGGGCACTCAAGAACGGCGGCGGCGACTGGGACGGCTTCGCGCGGCGCGTGAATGCCGCGCTCCCGGGATCGCCGGGTTCCGGGGCGGAACGCAGCATCGTCGAAGAGGCGGCCTCAAAGGTCGTCGCAGAGGTGGGCAAGACGAGGCCGGAGCTGACCCTGCCCCATGCCGGCCGGCTGGGTCTTAGCCCGCCTCGGAGGGCCGGTAGGTGTTGA